One Lepus europaeus isolate LE1 chromosome X, mLepTim1.pri, whole genome shotgun sequence genomic window carries:
- the LOC133753372 gene encoding dimethyladenosine transferase 2, mitochondrial-like, whose protein sequence is MWVPAAGLPLRLVPLALAGTSRFCILRTRATIRGHPHRCGLSDSSPQLLPYPDFEELPPWVCKHRLDPKRYISSRGLAETLVQILQGSQKDPRSLFLECNPGPGVLTQALLETGAKVVALESDRNFIPHLESLGNNLGGKLEVVYCDFFKLDPRKCGLVRPPIMISHVLFQNLGIKALPWSAGIPLKIIGIFPIKNERKALWKLVYDLYSCTSIYRHGRVELNMFISEKEYQKLMANPRNPNLYQVLSVLWQVACEIKVLHVEPWSSFYVYTQNGQLKKPKHKDSLERIQQNLYFIRMTPRRNLFTENLTPINYDVFFHMVKHCFGKCNASLIEHLRSLSPVDAMDILMQTRKNEKVKITDMYPQDFKCLFEATHLYP, encoded by the coding sequence ATGTGGGTCCCAGCAGCGGGACTTCCTTTGAGGTTGGTGCCCTTAGCCCTGGCGGGCACGAGTCGCTTTTGCATTTTGAGGACCCGAGCGACGATACGTGGACACCCGCATCGCTGTGGCTTGTCTGATTCATCCCCGCAGCTGTTGCCCTATCCTGACTTTGAGGAATTGCCTCCGTGGGTATGCAAGCACCGCTTGGACCCTAAGCGTTACATAAGCAGTCGGGGATTGGCTGAGACCTTGGTGCAGATCCTGCAGGGGAGTCAAAAAGACCCTCGCTCTCTCTTCTTAGAGTGCAATCCAGGTCCTGGAGTGCTGACTCAGGCATTACTTGAAACTGGTGCCAAAGTGGTTGCCCTTGAAAGTGACAGAAATTTCATTCCGCATTTGGAGTCCTTAGGAAATAATCTGGGTGGAAAACTAGAAGTGGTCTACTGTGACTTCTTTAAATTGGATCCTAGAAAGTGTGGACTAGTAAGACCACCCATTATGATTTCACATGTGCTTTTTCAGAATTTGGGAATAAAGGCACTTCCTTGGTCAGCAGGTATTCccttaaaaataattggaatcttcccaattaaaaatgaaagaaaggcacTATGGAAACTTGTATATGACCTGTATTCCTGCACTTCTATATATAGGCATGGACGAGTAGAATTAAATATGTTCATTAGTGAAAAAGAATACCAGAAACTAATGGCAAATCCAAGAAATCCAAACTTGTATCAAGTATTAAGTGTGCTCTGGCAAGTTGCTTGTGAGATTAAGGTGCTGCATGTGGAGCCTTGGTCATCATTTTATGTATATACCCAAAATGGGCAGCTGAAAAAGCCAAAGCATAAGGATTCATTAGAACGAATACAACAAAACTTGTATTTTATTCGAATGACTCCTCGTCGAAATTTATTCACAGAAAACTTAACTCCTATTAACTATGATGTATTTTTTCATATGGTAAAGCACTGTTTTGGGAAGTGCAATGCAAGCCTAATAGAACACTTAAGGTCATTGAGTCCAGTTGATGCAATGGATATATTGAtgcaaacaagaaaaaatgaaaaagtgaaaataactgaCATGTATCCTCAAGACTTTAAATGCCTTTTTGAAGCTACCCATTTATACCCATAA